The segment catctcggatctccagtgggaataaactgagggttgaaccctgacccctgatccaaTCATTCAATGTCCAAGGCAGAAGGTTCTGGATGGAAGGGTGTGGGCACCGAGTAacagacaggcagccagggagggattaggAGAGATAAATCGtagggaaagggaggggaaaagtgcAACTGATGGGGCGATCAAGactgggagagagagagagcccgggcagaaccataaacaggaatggggggtacagtaataaaccaacttaaaactaatgcaccccaacATCtccccttttttgtttaaaaagaaaaaggaggagtgGGGTAACTTAAAAACCATCTTCTGAGGATTCATCTGACCAAGGGTGGTCTTCTAACTGCTCGTCTTCTTCGGAACCTTCTTCTTCCTTACTTTCATCCATAACCTTTTCTTCGACTACCACTCGATTGACTTCCGCAGCAGACATCAACTTAACTATAAGCCCTTTAAGAATTCTCCAAACGACAGAAATTGCAATTGAAATGACTACTAAAATGAAAAGGACTAAAacaacagtttttaaaatagaaactacCCAGCCCGAGAGACCCCATCCCGTAAAGATGCCCCCCAACCAGTCTGATGTTTTCTCTTTAATGTCGCTGATCATTCCCTTCATTCGGTCAATAGATCTTCTGGCGTCCTCGGCTCTGGATGTTAAattgaggcagcagagcccctcgAACTCTTCACATCGGTGATCATGGAGCAGCAATAGAAAATCTATTGCTGCTCGGTTTTGGAGAGTCGCCTGCCTTGTTATTTCTTCGTCTGCTAGGAGGTTACTTAAAGCGGCTGAGGTAAAATTTGCTTGTTTGGCTACCCAACACTCTAGGTGGGCTAATTCACCTAGAGACTTCGCAATAGACACCCACGGGAGAAACACTGTCCATGCGACACCTTCTGGCTTTGACCAATGAACAATTTGGGAGTCGCACTGTTCATTTACATCTTTAAGATCTCTTGCTACGCGGACCGAATTGTGTGCGACAATCTTCTCTTTCCAATCTTTAATTTGGGAATTGTTGGGAGCAAACAGCGTCAGCCGTCCAAATGTACACGGGCCTCCTAGAAGGCGAGAGGGGATGCCTGCCCATGCTCGGTCCCCGCAAATGAAAAATACACCGTTGGGAAGGGATCTGGGTTTATCTTCAAAGGAGAGGGAGGTGGTAATATGGGAGGTAACAGAACACCAATTCCCCGCCGCGTAGTTTTGATTTGGTTCTATGATTGGTGTAAAAGATTTTTCGTCGCGGTcgtggaaagggaaaaattcaACACACAAATTTGCTGATGCGGAGCCGAGCAATTTAAATTCAGTGGGGTCAGATTTAGATATGTTCAATTTGGACATTAGCCTCCTCCAGATTAAATTGGGATTGGGACCAGAGGGACGGAGAACTTTATTTTGGGAAAGGGGTTTAAGGGAGGAGTAAAGGGGCTCGGGAAACTCCTTTGGAGGAAGCgggatccccacaaggcaggtcGACAAGGGGTCTGCTGCCGAGGCGGTGGTGAGGCACAAATGATCCCTGCCGAGGGCGCTAGCGAGCATTCTCCAAACGTTTTGCTTAGGTTGAGGGACAATCCATGGGCTCGCGATGGCAAAAAGGTTCCAGAGAATGATCAGCTCGATGTGGGTTATGGGGATGGGCATTCTCGGgctttctgaaaagaacaagacaaaaagtcATAAAGGTAACATATCAGGAATGGTTCTGCTCCGGGAGGTCTAAACCTCCTTCAAAAggtctcttttttctcctccaacaGGCTTCTTCGACCTGTGCCGCTTTCTTAGTTGGAACTTGACTGGAGGCGGTGTATGGCCTGACCcatttggaagggacccactTTGGACCCGAGGGAGTGGAAACGCAAgcgtatcccctcccccaggtgaCAAGGTCAAAGGGTGCTTCTGTCCTCCAGGTCTCGGGGTCCTTGACGAGAACTGGAGGCTTCTCTTTCGGCTGCAGTTGTTGGTGTTGCCCGAAGCGCCGAACAATTGGTGGATTTAGGTTCTCGAAAGAGCAGTTTAAGAAATTGATCGTAAAAAGGGCCCTGGCAAGGCGGACCTGGGGGGACTCCATCTTCATTGCCTCACGTTGTTGTTGAAGGACCCTTTTGAGGCTCTGATGGGTCCGTTCCACTACAGCTTGACCCGTTGGGGAATAGGGGATGCCGGTTTTATGCTctattccccattgctgcaggaagttGCGCAGTTCCCTGGACTTGTATGCTGGGCCATTgtcagtttttaatatttttggaaCGCCCAGCGTGGAGAAGGCTAGAAGTAGGTGTTTCTTGGTGTCATTTGCcttctcccctgtgtgggcGGAGGCAAAAACCGCGCCGGAAAAGGTATCTACTGATACATGGACAAACTTCAGCTTACCAAACTCGGGGATGTGGGTAACATCAGACTGCCACACCTCGCAACTCGCCAATCCTCGGGGGTTAGCCCCCGTGTTGACAGACGGGAGCTGGAAGGATTGACAGTGGGGGCACGTGGCCACAATGGCCTTGGCCTGGTCACGGCTAAGTTGGAACTGCCTGACCAGACCCGGCGCATTCTGATGGTAGAGCTGGTGGCTGATCTTAGCCTGGCGGAACACGTCTGGGAGCGGGGCCACCTGCACAGGGGCAGCGAGGGCATCCGCCCTCCTGTTCCCCTCAGCAATGAACCCTGGCAGGTTAGTGTGGGACCGCACATGCATCACATAAAATGGTTGCTCTCGGTGAGAgactaattttattaatttggtGAGCAACTGATAGAGGGCTATGTTGGACACCTCCTGCAGAATCGCTTGTTCTGAATGGGCAACTACGCCTGCTACATAAGCGGAATCAGTGACCAAATTGAAtggtccagggaacttctcaaAAGCCCTGACAACAGCATCCAACTCAGCTACTTGAGGTGATCCTTCTACCTCTTTGATGTCAGCTTCCCACCGCTGAGTCTGCGGATCCCGCCAAGTCATAACTGACTCGTGGGATGCGCCGGATGCGTCAGTGAAAACGGTCAGAGCCTTTAGAGGAGTTCTACTCTGAACCTGCTGAAGAGATAATTTAAACTGGACTTCCgaattaaaaattttgtgaGCCGGCCGATGAATAGAAATCTGACCGGTGTAGCTGTCCAGAGCGAACTGCAGGGCCTCATTCTCTTGGAGAAGGTGTTCCAACATAGCTTTTGAAAAGTGGGCCGAATCTAATTTTAGTGGAATATGAATGCATGTGAAGTCCacacctgccagctccctgaTCCGAAGGCGAGCCTTACGAATCAGTTCCGCCACCAGCTCTTGTGGCCTCGTCATCCTTTTGGACCTTTGGTGACTAAGGAACACCCACTCTATAATCAAGAGAGTGTCCCTAGCCCCCTGGTCCTTTTTGGTGTTCTTGATGTCTTCCCACTGGAAGGTCATCCCATGGAGGTGTGGCAATTTCCCGAGAATAATGAATTTGAAGGGCAGGCTCGGCTGGTAACGATGGGCCTGCCTCTCTGAGATGGACTTTTGGATCTTTTCCAATGCAGCTTGCGCTTCTTGGGTGAGCGACCTAGGAgaactaagctcctctccccctttcaataaattgaaaaggggggccAGGTCTTCGGTGGGAATGCCTAGCCAAGGTCTTACCAATTCAAAGACCCACACAGCTGTTGGGCGTCGGAAAGCGTTCGAATGGAATTCCgaattgtaattttttgtgGTGTGATAGTTGTTTTGCTATAACCAGAATACAATgaccaatctaaatttttgagaggagggaataacacgtaacaaacatctcggacctccagtgggaataaactgagggttgaaccctgacctctGGTCCAATCATTCAGTGTCCAAGACAGAAGGGTCTGGATGGAAGGGTATGGACACCGAATAACAGACAGCAACCAGGGAGGGATTAGGAGAGATAAACCGTAGGGAAAGGGAGTGGAAAAGTGCAACTGACGGGACAatcaagaagagggagagagagagagcccgggcagaaccataaacaggaatgggggggtacaggaataaaccaacttaaaactaatgcaccccaacatagcagctttaaaaaaaaaaaataatctttttttatccttttcgTATGAAGTTTTGGTtacaaagaaattttattttacacagtAATATTTAGCAAAGACATTAAATAACAGATGCTTTTAAGATGCCAAATGTGGGAACTGCAgcaaattcctccctgactgacattcatgagtgcctgctctcagggaggaatCAGAAGGTCCTGTCCAGTGGGTGGGAGCAGATGTatgccctcttctccaggatctgctttccagcttttttaatggaatcatcCAGGTTTGCATCTGCgtctgtggagaaagagagaaaagtcaactAAGGGACCACAAAGAGCTGTTGTAAATTTCTTTCAGGAAGTGTTTTGGAACACAAATGCAAGAGTGTGAGAGCCAGgaagaaactgaacattctcttcTGAAAAAGATTGGTTATTACAGACTGAGCTTCAGAGACCCAATGCCCAACTGGTCAGTACTTCCCAAAGAGTCCAAATTCCTCATTTCTATCAGCTACTTGTCAGGAGAAATACAGATATTATATTCCTCAATAAAGAACCCTGGCAGCTGGCTTGAGCTATGAAGCGAagagactcttttcaacaggttccagctctgctgcttgtttcaattaaaagcggagccaaactcttctgttggtcacatcaaaccaacataagtttcaggaaTCTGTGAAAGACCTAAGAGTGTGATAACctaacattatttcattttataatacttacagtcttctaattcagccatgggataattaggccatcactgactatatcaaataactggaagaagcactggaaaagaagtttttttacaactaagttttaaaatctaatgaatgaatttcataacaaaaaccatgtagtaagaatacagaAATTTAAACATGTCAAGCTCTTTGATGatggagccctgaaccccagtcatgtgcagtgcagcctcagctctccctttgaggccagagaactgccaaggctcagggctgggatgagccttcgcccAGAAGCGGCTCCAAGACTAattgggaatcaatccagagcagggctcacacaaagagcaaagtctcaaggccaaagccaaaccttcatcacgttggatttgttttcacactgatctggagcaaatttttcttgtgctgcaacaccactgttaccatgaaaTTTACACGGgctactaaataagcactgtcctgtcctgtcctgaactgtgctgcccaaatactgtggagaacttgctctgcctctccccgtgcccctggggctgctcttggccaggcagcctcagtgggagccagcactggctgcagccccagcggggcccccaggacaaggcccagcaattgagaggccaatggaagcactgggcagcagcagaaccctcagcagagttatttggataaccatggactggccacagcttCACTGCAGCATGATTCCCAGTCAGGCTACCAATGCCAGGAGtagagttataagaaaactgtgaagaaaaatcaacaactgaccgtctgagctcgtacagcttgcgaatgccaagatagcagcctatcagcacaagtggcacagtgaacactgtcaCCACTGTGCCTATCATGCAGGTCCTATGCACATCCTCGGGAcagacaattcttgggaagcgcactggatccggggcatatattcctgtttcattgataatatctgtgggagcaattgaGAGCATGAGctcgtgctgtgctgcactgctgagctggcagcacggtggatacgggcaggacgttctctgtttcccccagagctggggcctgcaggcaccttgccggcccttggcacaggctgtgccagccaacaaagcccagcaggccgggaggagagcccgggggcagcgcagctgcttgggcagtggctgctgccagggacacgcgccaaagccatccctgagcagccactgccacccctggccctccctgccccgtgacagctcccccagccccaggggacaggctcagaccCCGTCAGGAGGCATGGGAGCCTTGCactccccctctgccctttccccaccatggccacgctgtgcagctgctcccaggtttTGGGACGTGTCTCCCATGGAAGGGGCCCAGCAGGAAtgctgagcctggctgagcctggcacagcaatcacCTTCTGTGGCACTGTCTGGCATCTCCTCCCTTTGTGCATCGGTGGCTGGCACTGGGCCATCACTTCCTCCAGGAAGTTCTGCCTTCCGCAAATGTTTTCGGTCCAcatctggagaaaggaaaaaggacagctggATCTGGTGGAAGCATTCCCCATTAGGgtggtggcatcttcaggaaaCTGCACTTGTCAAAGATATGGATAAGTATCAGGGAAAGGCCAAGGcccttggggctgctccagggccctcccatCTCCAAATAGTTGCTTCTCCGGATCTACCCAGagaccaggaaattgcaggggatctcagggtgtgcatGCCctttggtgcagtttgggctgcctgtcagctgatgccaaatgccttcctgcagaggctgggcagatgctgcagccaggccaggctgggaaacagccctgcagggcatcaaagcagcagcagcagcagcagcatggggcagcgaggctgccatggatcccttcccactgtgccgggcacggcgtgtccagatgtgcagccaaagcccccggctgctgagtcccaggggaagactgagggaaatgcaccaaCCACGTTGTCTCTCCAGTTCAGTCAAGATTTGGTCTGCttgtttggattcctccagggactTACCCtgttttgtaggttttttcctccctctcagaggaccttaagagaaagtatttccatttctccagaaaCGGATTCCACAGAACCAGGACTCAGCCTGTGgcatcagcagggacacactactcacccctgccatgggagctgggcttgtgtgcagcaaccagacCTGGAgcttgaaaagtcctccctgcagacacacctgcaACTCAAGAGCCACACAAGCTGCTGTCACCTGTTTCCTGACAGTTTGTCAATGATTATTCTCTGAGGGGAAGTTGAGAACTTACCTGCAGAGGTTACCAAGGGTTCCAAACCAtcttccatcccagctgctggaaaagctatcccagcaccctcacctagaAAGGGAGCAtagatcagacccatttccatggtgtggtGGGGTGCCCCTCTGCttttgggaactgggcactgcaagggggtcgggtaaggccgtgggagccagatgtcagtggacaaggccaaagctgcacaggggcctggggagctctggactggctctggtcacactccaccctctttgcaagCCCTgtgcagcatccctggaggggcaggcactgatacacagcagcagagagggcagctgaagcctcagcagggctcaggcccagaggcacagcaattacctcctgggcctgtgcctggcatcgcctcccatcctgcagcagaggctgccatggagccactgcttcctccgggaaactcAGTCTTCAGCACAGCCTTTGgtttcatctctgcagaaagaaaaaggaacattTGGATTAGGTGCAGATGTTCCCGTCTCTGGGAGTTGGAATCTTCAGGAGACAATACTGGTTAAATTGATGGATAAGGATCTGGAAATCATAAaaacttttgggattggacagggcaCTCTCTtgtccaaacagctgccattcctgatctgcctggagactgggaaattgcagggcatgtCAGGCCAccaatggtgcagtttgggcagcctgtcagctgatgccaaatgccttcatgcaggggctgggcagatgttgcagccaggccaggctgggaaacagccctgcagggcgtggaagcagcagcagcagcagggcagcgaggctgccatggatcccttcccactgtgccaggcacggcgtgtccagatgtgcagccaaagcccccggctgctgagtcccaggggaagcatgagggaaatgcacccaccacgacgtctctccaggtcactcagcatcttgtccagaagcttggctgcctccagcgacttgctgtctcctgcgtcttggttcttccatctaggaagaccttaatggaaagtgattcaaTTTCTCCATCAGGCtggagtggcagtgagggcacctgggttcttggtgccctccaaggcactccctcagccctgcctcccactcaggagcaggagcagagggagcacgtgcctgcagtggccccacactgggatggaagcaGCCCCTTGCGGGGCAGtcagggcagaaaggactccctggagctgccagcagctgtaaagccagccccgggcagggccagggcttggcagtggcagcaggagcagctcaggctccctggggccagcaaaggagctgccaaaggctcagccccggggcacaacCCAGGgcctggccccttccctctctgctcttctccctggctgcacagagcacatgaaAGGACACACTGACATTCCacatgggaggaagatggacagctaaatgctccttcctcccactgacagcaatcctgtgggatcactcAGGGCCTCAGTGTGGATCCGCCCaaatttttcagattctttcaagattatgttaagggaaatggcgTTTAACTGAGCTCTTGCCGCATggacactgatttttttctctggaaaggcACAcggaaaacttgcctccagcatcctccaggggTTTCAAGCCATCATCTGATAGGGCATCCAGATTATCCATGTCAGTATCCCAATCTAGAAGGGAACAAtcatcagaaccatttccatggtgttctgggatccccctctgccttagagtactgggcactgcaggggggTCAGTTAAGGCTGTGGGAGcgagatgtcagtggacaaggccaaagctgcacaggggcctggggagctctgggctggctcctggccactctccaccctctttgcaggccctgtgcaacatccctggatgggtggctggagcagtCCAGGACCCGttggggctctctcccttcccacagagg is part of the Passer domesticus isolate bPasDom1 chromosome 10, bPasDom1.hap1, whole genome shotgun sequence genome and harbors:
- the LOC135308414 gene encoding uncharacterized protein LOC135308414 isoform X1; protein product: MDNLDALSDDGLKPLEDAGGLPRWKNQDAGDSKSLEAAKLLDKMLSDLERRREMKPKAVLKTEFPGGSSGSMAASAAGWEAMPGTGPGGEGAGIAFPAAGMEDGLEPLVTSAGVSAGRTFQAPGLVAAHKPSSHGRGPLRGRKKPTKQDVDRKHLRKAELPGGSDGPVPATDAQREEMPDSATEDIINETGIYAPDPVRFPRIVCPEDVHRTCMIGTVVTVFTVPLVLIGCYLGIRKLYELRRASSSYLI
- the LOC135308414 gene encoding uncharacterized protein LOC135308414 isoform X3 gives rise to the protein MDNLDALSDDGLKPLEDAGGLPRWKNQDAGDSKSLEAAKLLDKMLSDLERRREMKPKAVLKTEFPGGSSGSMAASAAGWEAMPGTGPGGEGAGIAFPAAGMEDGLEPLVTSAGVSAGRTFQAPGLVAAHKPSSHGRDVDRKHLRKAELPGGSDGPVPATDAQREEMPDSATEDIINETGIYAPDPVRFPRIVCPEDVHRTCMIGTVVTVFTVPLVLIGCYLGIRKLYELRRASSSYLI